A single region of the Mus caroli chromosome 16, CAROLI_EIJ_v1.1, whole genome shotgun sequence genome encodes:
- the Nagpa gene encoding N-acetylglucosamine-1-phosphodiester alpha-N-acetylglucosaminidase isoform X2, whose protein sequence is MSAPRGPGLFLIPALLGLLGVAWCSLGFGVSRDDDLLLPYPLARRRPSRDCARVRSGSPEQESWPPPPTNPGASHRAAVRTFVSHFEGRAVAGHLTRVADPLRTFSVLEPGGAGGCAQRRRATVEDTAVPAGCRIAQNGGFFRMGTGECLGNVVSDGRLVSSSRGLQNAQFGIRRDGTLVTGYLSEEEVLDPVNPFVQLLSGVVWLIRNGNIYINESQAIECDETQETGSFSKFVNVMSARTAVGHDREGQLILFHADGQTEQRGLNLWEMAEFLLRQDVVNAINLDGGGSATFVLNGTLASYPSDHCQDNMWRCPRQVSTVVCVHEPRCQPPDCSGHGTCVDGHCECTSHFWRGEACNELDCGPSNCSQHGLCTETGCHCDAGWTGSNCSEECPLGWYGPGCQRPCQCEHQCPCDPQTGNCSISQVRQCLQPTEATPRAGELASFTRR, encoded by the exons ATGTCGGCGCCCAGGGGGCCCGGGCTGTTCCTCATACCCGCCCTGCTCGGCTTGCTCGGGGTGGCGTGGTGCAGCCTAGGCTTCGG GGTTTCCCGCGACGATGACCTGCTGCTGCCTTACCCACTAGCGCGCAGACGTCCCTCGCGAGACTGCGCCCGGGTGCGCTCAGGTAGcccagagcaggagagctggcctccGCCACCCACGAACCCCGGCGCCAGCCACCGCGCGGCCGTGCGCACCTTCGTGTCGCACTTCGAGGGGCGCGCGGTGGCCGGCCACCTGACGCGGGTCGCCGATCCCCTACGCACTTTCTCGGTGCTGGAGCCCGGAGGAGCCGGGGGCTGCGCGCAGAGGCGCCGCGCTACTGTGGAGGACACAGCGGTCCCGGCCGGTTGCCGCATCGCTCAGAACGGTGGCTTCTTCCGCATGGGCACTGGCGAGTGCTTGGGGAACGTGGTGAGCGACGGGCGGCTGGTGAGCAGCTCAAGGGGACTGCAGAACGCGCAGTTCGGGATCCGACGCGACGGAACCTTAGTCACCGG GTACCTGTCTGAGGAGGAGGTTCTGGACCCCGTGAATCCATTCGTGCAGCTGCTGAGCGGAGTCGTGTGGCTCATCCGCAATGGAAACATCTACATCAACGAGAGCCAAGCCATCGAGTGTGACGAGACACAGGAGACAG GTTCTTTTAGCAAATTTGTGAATGTGATGTCAGCCAGGACAGCCGTGGGTCATGACCGTGAGGGGCAGCTTATCCTCTTTCATGCCGATGGACAGACGGAACAGCGTGG CCTCAACCTATGGGAGATGGCAGAGTTCCTGCTTCGACAAGATGTCGTCAATGCCATCAACCTGGATGGAGGCGGTTCTGCTACTTTTGTGCTCAATGGGACCCTGGCCAGTTACCCTTCAGATCACTG CCAGGACAACATGTGGCGCTGTCCCCGCCAAGTGtccactgtggtgtgtgtgcatgaaccgCGCTGCCAACCACCCGACTGCAGTGGCCATGGGACCTGTGTAGATGGCCACTGTGAATGCACCAGCCACTTCTGGCGGGGCGAGGCCTGCAACGAACTGGACTGTGGCCCCTCCAACTGCAGCCAGCATGGGCTGTGCACAGAGA CTGGCTGCCACTGTGATGCTGGGTGGACAGGATCCAACTGCAGTGAAG AGTGTCCTCTGGGCTGGTATGGGCCAGGTTGCCAGAGGCCCTGCCAGTGTGAGCACCAGTGTCCCTGTGACCCACAGACTGGCAACTGCAGCATCTCTCAAG TGAGGCAGTGTCTCCAGCCAACTGAGGCCACGCcgagggcaggagagctggcctctTTCACCAG GAGGTGA
- the Nagpa gene encoding N-acetylglucosamine-1-phosphodiester alpha-N-acetylglucosaminidase isoform X1, with translation MSAPRGPGLFLIPALLGLLGVAWCSLGFGVSRDDDLLLPYPLARRRPSRDCARVRSGSPEQESWPPPPTNPGASHRAAVRTFVSHFEGRAVAGHLTRVADPLRTFSVLEPGGAGGCAQRRRATVEDTAVPAGCRIAQNGGFFRMGTGECLGNVVSDGRLVSSSRGLQNAQFGIRRDGTLVTGYLSEEEVLDPVNPFVQLLSGVVWLIRNGNIYINESQAIECDETQETGSFSKFVNVMSARTAVGHDREGQLILFHADGQTEQRGLNLWEMAEFLLRQDVVNAINLDGGGSATFVLNGTLASYPSDHCQDNMWRCPRQVSTVVCVHEPRCQPPDCSGHGTCVDGHCECTSHFWRGEACNELDCGPSNCSQHGLCTETGCHCDAGWTGSNCSEECPLGWYGPGCQRPCQCEHQCPCDPQTGNCSISQVRQCLQPTEATPRAGELASFTRTTWLALTLTLIFLLLISTGVNVSLFLGSRAERNRHLDGDYVYHPLQEVNGEVLAAEKEHTEETSNPFKD, from the exons ATGTCGGCGCCCAGGGGGCCCGGGCTGTTCCTCATACCCGCCCTGCTCGGCTTGCTCGGGGTGGCGTGGTGCAGCCTAGGCTTCGG GGTTTCCCGCGACGATGACCTGCTGCTGCCTTACCCACTAGCGCGCAGACGTCCCTCGCGAGACTGCGCCCGGGTGCGCTCAGGTAGcccagagcaggagagctggcctccGCCACCCACGAACCCCGGCGCCAGCCACCGCGCGGCCGTGCGCACCTTCGTGTCGCACTTCGAGGGGCGCGCGGTGGCCGGCCACCTGACGCGGGTCGCCGATCCCCTACGCACTTTCTCGGTGCTGGAGCCCGGAGGAGCCGGGGGCTGCGCGCAGAGGCGCCGCGCTACTGTGGAGGACACAGCGGTCCCGGCCGGTTGCCGCATCGCTCAGAACGGTGGCTTCTTCCGCATGGGCACTGGCGAGTGCTTGGGGAACGTGGTGAGCGACGGGCGGCTGGTGAGCAGCTCAAGGGGACTGCAGAACGCGCAGTTCGGGATCCGACGCGACGGAACCTTAGTCACCGG GTACCTGTCTGAGGAGGAGGTTCTGGACCCCGTGAATCCATTCGTGCAGCTGCTGAGCGGAGTCGTGTGGCTCATCCGCAATGGAAACATCTACATCAACGAGAGCCAAGCCATCGAGTGTGACGAGACACAGGAGACAG GTTCTTTTAGCAAATTTGTGAATGTGATGTCAGCCAGGACAGCCGTGGGTCATGACCGTGAGGGGCAGCTTATCCTCTTTCATGCCGATGGACAGACGGAACAGCGTGG CCTCAACCTATGGGAGATGGCAGAGTTCCTGCTTCGACAAGATGTCGTCAATGCCATCAACCTGGATGGAGGCGGTTCTGCTACTTTTGTGCTCAATGGGACCCTGGCCAGTTACCCTTCAGATCACTG CCAGGACAACATGTGGCGCTGTCCCCGCCAAGTGtccactgtggtgtgtgtgcatgaaccgCGCTGCCAACCACCCGACTGCAGTGGCCATGGGACCTGTGTAGATGGCCACTGTGAATGCACCAGCCACTTCTGGCGGGGCGAGGCCTGCAACGAACTGGACTGTGGCCCCTCCAACTGCAGCCAGCATGGGCTGTGCACAGAGA CTGGCTGCCACTGTGATGCTGGGTGGACAGGATCCAACTGCAGTGAAG AGTGTCCTCTGGGCTGGTATGGGCCAGGTTGCCAGAGGCCCTGCCAGTGTGAGCACCAGTGTCCCTGTGACCCACAGACTGGCAACTGCAGCATCTCTCAAG TGAGGCAGTGTCTCCAGCCAACTGAGGCCACGCcgagggcaggagagctggcctctTTCACCAG GACCACCTGGCTGGCCCTCACCCTCACACTAATTTTCCTGCTGCTGATCAGCACTGGGGTCAACGTGTCCTTGTTCCTGGGCTCCAGGGCTGAGAGGAACCGGCACCTCGACGGGGACTATGTGTATCACCCACTGCAGGAGGTGAACGGGGAAGTGCTGGCTGCAGAGAAGGAGCACACGGAGGAAACTAGCAACCCCTTCAAGGACTGA